A window from Synechococcus sp. RSCCF101 encodes these proteins:
- the argB gene encoding acetylglutamate kinase, with amino-acid sequence MVVPSPRGAALQAADPEALRVSVLSEALPYIQRFAGKRVVVKYGGAAMARAELRDAVFRDVVLLASVGVGVVVVHGGGPEINHWLNRLQIEPEFRNGLRVTGPDTMDVVEMVLVGRVNKQIVNGLNRLGGRAVGLCGSDGSLIEARSYDEGSHGLVGDVAAVNPDLLAPLLERGYIPVISSVAADRDGRAHNINADTAAGELAAALQAEKLILLTDTAGILRDRDDPASLIRQVDLAGARDLISTGVVCGGMTPKTHCCIRALAQGVAAAHIIDGRVPHALLLEVFTDAGIGTMLLGRRIPS; translated from the coding sequence ATGGTGGTCCCATCCCCTCGCGGCGCGGCGCTCCAGGCCGCCGACCCGGAGGCACTGAGGGTCTCCGTTCTCAGCGAGGCGCTCCCCTACATCCAGCGCTTCGCCGGTAAGCGGGTGGTGGTGAAGTACGGCGGTGCGGCCATGGCCCGGGCCGAACTGAGGGATGCGGTGTTCCGCGATGTGGTCCTGCTGGCCTCGGTCGGCGTCGGGGTGGTGGTGGTGCACGGCGGCGGCCCGGAGATCAACCACTGGCTCAACCGACTCCAGATCGAACCGGAGTTCCGAAACGGACTGCGTGTGACGGGGCCGGACACCATGGATGTGGTCGAGATGGTGCTGGTCGGCCGTGTCAACAAGCAGATCGTCAACGGATTGAATCGCCTCGGCGGACGGGCGGTGGGCCTCTGCGGCAGCGACGGCTCCCTGATCGAGGCCCGTTCCTACGACGAGGGCAGCCACGGGCTGGTGGGCGATGTGGCGGCGGTGAACCCCGACCTGCTGGCGCCCCTGCTGGAGCGGGGTTACATCCCCGTCATCTCCAGCGTGGCGGCCGATCGGGACGGGCGGGCCCACAACATCAATGCCGACACGGCCGCCGGCGAACTGGCAGCGGCGCTGCAGGCGGAGAAGCTGATCCTCCTCACCGACACCGCCGGCATCCTGCGGGATCGCGACGACCCGGCATCCCTGATCCGGCAGGTCGATCTGGCGGGTGCCCGGGATCTGATCAGCACCGGGGTGGTCTGCGGGGGCATGACCCCGAAGACCCACTGCTGCATCCGGGCTCTGGCCCAGGGTGTGGCCGCGGCTCACATCATCGATGGGCGCGTCCCTCACGCCCTGCTGCTGGAGGTGTTCACCGACGCCGGGATCGGCACGATGCTGCTGGGGCGTCGCATTCCGAGCTGA
- a CDS encoding DUF3153 domain-containing protein: protein MAIPELTPPRQAIERGDYGQALRALEVLADGHPVSGMEGTQVRLLMSTALMGLGRNAEALAQVRLIARCGDRRLRARARELVAILEAPTLERPAAWSMSLPDLAGVGSLEGSGGAVRRRRRPAPPPPPPPPVGATRLPVGFAVLVAALLLALTVLLSGCAEVELALEFGGPGRLRVQETLIAPSPTTVPWQRAVQEAWSERGGRPHRSSVDRARGGGTSVSLDSAVLPLPEATALVMRSLEQTAQRLGVVLAPPEVSIEERNWWIGVVQRGRIRLDLEPLGPLPGFNASVRLEPLPLRALRQVQGDPPTWDGPALIWPLRLGQINALEWRCWRWSPLGLGSLVIAALLGISLALRRLQLRAGGGYPGLPA, encoded by the coding sequence ATGGCCATACCGGAGCTGACGCCGCCGCGGCAGGCGATCGAGCGCGGGGATTACGGCCAGGCACTGCGTGCGCTGGAGGTCCTGGCGGACGGGCACCCCGTCAGCGGGATGGAGGGCACCCAGGTGCGGCTTCTGATGAGCACGGCCCTGATGGGTCTCGGGCGCAATGCCGAGGCGCTGGCGCAGGTCCGGCTCATCGCCCGCTGCGGCGATCGACGGCTGCGGGCGCGGGCGCGGGAGCTGGTCGCGATCCTCGAGGCACCGACGCTGGAGCGCCCGGCGGCCTGGTCGATGTCGCTGCCGGACCTGGCCGGTGTGGGCAGCCTCGAGGGCAGCGGCGGTGCGGTGCGGCGGCGGCGGCGTCCCGCACCACCGCCGCCGCCGCCACCACCGGTGGGAGCCACGCGGCTGCCGGTGGGCTTCGCCGTACTGGTGGCGGCCCTGCTGCTGGCCCTGACCGTTCTGCTCTCCGGCTGCGCGGAAGTGGAACTGGCGCTCGAGTTCGGGGGCCCGGGTCGGCTGCGGGTGCAGGAAACGCTGATCGCTCCGTCCCCGACCACGGTTCCCTGGCAGCGAGCGGTTCAGGAGGCCTGGAGTGAGCGGGGAGGCCGGCCGCACCGGTCGAGCGTGGATCGGGCGAGGGGCGGTGGCACGTCCGTGAGCCTGGACTCGGCGGTGCTGCCTCTGCCCGAGGCCACGGCCCTGGTGATGCGGAGTCTGGAGCAGACGGCCCAACGCCTGGGTGTCGTCCTGGCGCCGCCCGAGGTTTCCATCGAGGAGCGCAACTGGTGGATCGGAGTGGTGCAGAGAGGGCGGATCCGGCTGGACCTCGAACCCCTCGGACCGCTCCCCGGCTTCAATGCCTCCGTACGACTGGAGCCGCTCCCGCTCCGCGCTCTCCGGCAGGTGCAGGGAGATCCACCCACCTGGGACGGCCCAGCGTTGATCTGGCCGCTGCGGCTGGGCCAGATCAACGCCCTCGAATGGCGCTGCTGGCGCTGGAGCCCACTGGGGCTGGGCAGTCTGGTGATCGCCGCGCTTCTTGGAATCAGCCTGGCTCTGCGCCGGCTGCAGCTGCGTGCCGGAGGGGGCTATCCGGGTCTCCCCGCCTGA
- the priA gene encoding primosomal protein N' — MSAASSPVLDVWLHAGRDGRVFSYRNHPDTPARRGDLVRVQLRGASHSGLVVAERPAGSGQEIARLRTIDALQEVGVLQEDWWRWLQDVARLCHCSLFRTLRAALPPGWLGRARPAAGGSDGRPRQPLMVRLSPGGRQLAEGVGHHALTVRQGQLVAQLWRHGGGRPLRQITAGDGFSRSVVQALERRELVTVRPQDTASASAAAAEQEAVDAGASLPELTDEQQRAMESVHALAPGEGLLVWGVTGSGKTELYLRAAAAVLARGESVLMLAPEIGLVPQLLDRCRQRFGYRVLEYHSGCSPAQRVRTWQRCRRQVPDRPLLVVGTRSAIFLPLPRPGLIVLDEEHDRSYKQEAPMPCYHCRELARLRCRRSGARLILGSATPSLESWRDCRSGRGLRLARLRRRVHSRPLPPVRVVDMRLELAAGHRRLVSRALKQRLERLREAGNQAVILVPRRGFSSFVSCRSCGTAVQCPHCDVSLTVHRRADGAAWLSCHWCGHREPCPTACRACGSRAFKPFGAGTQRVVQELGEDIEGLRLMRFDRDTTRGRDGHRRLLTAFASGAADVLVGTQMLAKGMDLPRVTLAVVLAADGLLHRPDLRSGEECLQLLLQLAGRAGRGERPGEVIVQTYSPDHPVLRHFVEGAYEPFLEEELSHRRAAGLVPFARACLLQVHGLGATATATAATALAEGLEPYWRERGWLAIGPAPAPVARVAGRSRWQLLLHGPEADPLPLPAESVMRGLIGSGIGLTINPDPQEL; from the coding sequence TTGTCAGCTGCAAGTTCGCCCGTCCTGGACGTCTGGCTGCATGCCGGGCGCGACGGCCGGGTGTTCAGTTACCGCAACCACCCCGACACACCCGCCCGGCGTGGAGACCTGGTGCGCGTGCAGCTGCGGGGCGCCAGCCACAGTGGGCTGGTGGTGGCCGAACGCCCCGCAGGATCCGGGCAGGAGATCGCCCGGCTCAGGACCATTGATGCCCTGCAGGAAGTCGGGGTGCTGCAGGAGGACTGGTGGCGCTGGCTGCAGGATGTGGCCCGGTTGTGTCACTGCAGCCTGTTCCGCACCCTGAGGGCGGCCCTCCCGCCTGGTTGGCTCGGCCGCGCCCGGCCGGCGGCCGGCGGAAGCGATGGTCGGCCGCGTCAGCCGCTGATGGTCCGTCTCTCCCCGGGCGGTCGGCAGCTGGCGGAGGGGGTTGGGCACCACGCGCTCACGGTCCGGCAGGGGCAGCTGGTCGCCCAGCTGTGGCGACACGGTGGTGGGCGCCCCCTGCGCCAGATCACAGCGGGCGACGGCTTCAGCCGTTCGGTCGTGCAGGCGCTCGAGCGGCGGGAGCTGGTGACGGTCCGTCCGCAAGACACCGCATCGGCCAGTGCAGCAGCGGCGGAGCAAGAGGCGGTGGACGCGGGAGCGTCCCTGCCGGAACTGACCGATGAGCAGCAGCGGGCGATGGAGAGCGTTCACGCCCTGGCCCCCGGAGAGGGCCTGCTGGTCTGGGGGGTGACGGGCTCAGGCAAGACCGAGCTCTACCTCCGCGCTGCGGCGGCGGTTCTGGCCCGTGGCGAGTCGGTGCTGATGCTCGCCCCCGAGATCGGCCTGGTGCCGCAGCTGCTCGATCGCTGCCGCCAGCGCTTCGGTTATCGGGTTCTCGAGTACCACAGCGGCTGCAGTCCCGCTCAGCGGGTGCGCACCTGGCAGCGCTGCCGCCGGCAGGTGCCGGACCGGCCCCTGCTGGTGGTCGGCACCCGCTCGGCCATCTTTCTGCCGCTGCCCCGTCCCGGCCTCATCGTGCTGGATGAGGAGCACGATCGCTCCTACAAGCAGGAGGCTCCGATGCCCTGCTACCACTGCCGGGAGCTGGCCCGCCTGCGCTGCCGCCGGAGCGGTGCCCGGCTGATCCTCGGCAGCGCGACACCGTCGCTGGAGAGCTGGCGGGACTGCCGCAGCGGCCGGGGTCTGCGGCTGGCGCGGCTGCGGCGGCGGGTGCACAGCCGGCCCCTGCCTCCCGTGCGCGTGGTGGACATGCGTCTCGAGCTCGCCGCCGGTCATCGGCGCCTGGTGAGCCGCGCCCTGAAGCAACGGCTGGAGCGCCTCCGGGAGGCGGGGAATCAGGCGGTGATCCTCGTGCCCAGACGGGGCTTCAGCAGTTTCGTGAGCTGCCGCAGCTGCGGAACGGCGGTGCAGTGTCCCCACTGCGATGTGAGCCTGACGGTCCATCGCCGCGCGGACGGTGCGGCCTGGCTGAGCTGCCACTGGTGCGGCCATCGCGAGCCCTGCCCCACCGCCTGCAGGGCCTGCGGGTCACGGGCGTTCAAGCCCTTCGGAGCCGGAACGCAGCGGGTGGTGCAGGAGCTCGGTGAGGACATCGAGGGACTGCGGCTGATGCGGTTCGATCGCGACACCACACGGGGCCGCGACGGCCACCGCCGCCTGCTCACCGCCTTTGCCTCCGGCGCAGCCGATGTGCTGGTCGGAACGCAGATGCTGGCCAAGGGCATGGATCTGCCCCGGGTGACGCTGGCCGTGGTCCTGGCGGCCGACGGACTGCTGCATCGGCCCGACCTCCGCTCGGGGGAGGAGTGTCTGCAGCTGCTGCTGCAGCTGGCGGGCCGGGCCGGCCGGGGTGAGCGTCCCGGTGAGGTGATCGTTCAGACCTACAGCCCCGACCATCCCGTGCTGCGGCACTTCGTCGAGGGGGCCTATGAGCCCTTTCTGGAGGAGGAGCTGAGCCATCGCCGCGCCGCCGGCCTGGTGCCCTTCGCCCGTGCCTGCCTGCTGCAGGTTCATGGCCTGGGTGCCACCGCCACGGCCACCGCTGCCACGGCCCTGGCGGAGGGGCTGGAGCCCTACTGGCGTGAGCGCGGCTGGCTGGCGATCGGTCCGGCCCCGGCCCCCGTTGCCCGCGTGGCGGGCCGCAGTCGCTGGCAGCTGCTGCTGCACGGGCCGGAAGCCGACCCCCTGCCGCTGCCGGCCGAGAGCGTGATGCGGGGGCTGATCGGATCGGGCATCGGGCTGACGATCAACCCGGACCCCCAGGAGCTCTGA
- the rpoD gene encoding RNA polymerase sigma factor RpoD: MSPAAAKSKPEIVMLAPQGGEPTEVPAKAAAAASTTKTTGGSRTRKSTAKSAEGSASKTAAAKSTAAKTPAASGTRSRAASGGSKAKAAGSGSTGAASGKRATSKRTTAKAAATKGAAETAATTAPSAKAGGGKAPAASAAARPAATAEDKASKALASIKVGPKGVYTEDSIRVYLQEIGRIRLLRPDEEIELARKIADLLHLEELAAQFESDHDHLPSNKEWAALVDMPLIKFRRRLMLGRRAKEKMVQSNLRLVVSIAKKYMNRGLSFQDLIQEGSLGLIRAAEKFDHEKGYKFSTYATWWIRQAITRAIADQSRTIRLPVHLYETISRIKKTTKVLSQEFGRKPTEEEIAESMEMTIEKLRFIAKSAQLPISLETPIGKEEDSRLGDFIEADIENPEQDVAKNLLREDLEGVLATLSPRERDVLRLRYGLDDGRMKTLEEIGQIFDVTRERIRQIEAKALRKLRHPNRNGVLKEYIK, translated from the coding sequence ATGAGCCCTGCCGCCGCGAAGTCCAAGCCCGAGATCGTGATGCTCGCGCCACAAGGAGGAGAGCCCACCGAAGTGCCGGCCAAGGCGGCCGCCGCGGCAAGCACCACCAAGACGACCGGCGGCAGTCGGACGCGCAAGAGCACCGCCAAGTCGGCCGAGGGGTCCGCGTCCAAGACTGCTGCTGCCAAGAGCACAGCCGCCAAGACCCCTGCCGCGTCGGGGACCCGGAGCCGCGCTGCCTCCGGCGGCAGCAAGGCCAAGGCCGCGGGATCCGGCTCGACCGGGGCCGCCTCCGGCAAACGTGCCACCTCCAAGCGGACGACAGCCAAAGCGGCCGCGACCAAGGGTGCAGCCGAGACAGCGGCGACCACGGCACCATCAGCGAAGGCCGGCGGAGGCAAGGCTCCTGCCGCGAGCGCCGCGGCGCGTCCGGCCGCCACAGCTGAGGACAAGGCCAGCAAAGCCCTGGCAAGCATCAAGGTGGGGCCGAAGGGGGTCTACACCGAGGATTCCATCCGGGTCTATCTGCAGGAAATCGGTCGCATCCGCCTGCTGCGCCCGGATGAGGAGATCGAACTGGCGCGCAAGATCGCCGATCTCCTCCATCTGGAGGAACTGGCCGCCCAGTTTGAAAGCGACCACGACCACCTTCCCTCCAACAAGGAATGGGCGGCGCTCGTGGACATGCCACTGATCAAGTTCCGTCGGCGGCTGATGCTCGGTCGCCGGGCCAAGGAGAAGATGGTGCAATCCAACCTGCGATTGGTTGTCTCGATTGCCAAGAAATACATGAATCGTGGTCTGTCCTTCCAGGACCTGATCCAGGAAGGCAGCCTCGGGCTGATCCGTGCCGCTGAGAAATTCGATCACGAAAAAGGGTACAAGTTCTCCACCTACGCCACCTGGTGGATTCGGCAGGCCATCACCCGTGCGATCGCAGACCAGAGCCGCACAATCCGGCTTCCTGTTCACCTCTACGAAACCATCTCCCGCATCAAGAAGACCACGAAGGTCCTCAGCCAGGAGTTCGGCCGCAAACCGACAGAAGAGGAGATCGCTGAAAGCATGGAGATGACGATCGAGAAGCTGCGTTTCATCGCCAAGAGCGCGCAACTTCCCATCTCTCTGGAAACGCCCATCGGCAAGGAGGAGGATTCACGCCTCGGCGACTTCATCGAAGCCGACATTGAGAACCCCGAGCAGGATGTGGCCAAGAACCTCCTGCGCGAGGATCTTGAGGGCGTTCTCGCCACCCTCAGCCCCCGTGAACGCGATGTTCTCCGGCTCCGTTACGGCCTGGATGACGGTCGCATGAAGACCCTTGAGGAGATCGGGCAGATCTTTGATGTGACCCGTGAGCGCATTCGTCAGATCGAGGCCAAAGCTCTTCGCAAACTGCGGCATCCCAACCGCAACGGGGTTCTGAAGGAGTACATCAAATAA
- the hemC gene encoding hydroxymethylbilane synthase, translated as MAPATLRIASRRSRLAMVQAEWVRDTLQAARPDLTITIEAMATQGDKILDVALAKIGDKGLFTKELEAQMLVNRADIAVHSLKDLPTQLPDGLMLGCITEREDPADALVVHEKHRDQTLTSLPDGAVIGTSSLRRLAQLRHRFPHFRFKDVRGNVITRLEKLDSGEFDALILAAAGLTRLGLAERIHETIDPSISLHAVGQGALGIECRSGDDSILETIRLLQHEPTSQRCLAERSFLRALEGGCQVPIGVNSRIDGADVTLTGMVASVDGTRLLRDEVSGPTTDPEAVGIELATRLRQQGAGEILAEIFAEARA; from the coding sequence ATGGCCCCCGCAACCCTGCGCATCGCGTCCCGTCGTAGTCGTCTGGCCATGGTCCAGGCCGAATGGGTGCGCGACACGCTTCAGGCCGCCCGCCCGGATCTGACGATCACGATCGAAGCGATGGCCACCCAGGGTGACAAGATCCTGGATGTGGCGCTGGCCAAAATCGGTGACAAGGGGCTGTTCACAAAGGAACTGGAAGCCCAGATGCTGGTGAACCGCGCCGACATCGCCGTTCACAGCCTCAAGGATCTCCCCACACAGCTGCCTGACGGCCTGATGCTGGGTTGCATCACGGAACGGGAGGATCCGGCCGATGCCCTGGTGGTGCACGAGAAGCACAGGGATCAGACCCTCACCAGCCTGCCGGACGGAGCGGTGATCGGAACCAGTTCCCTGCGCCGCCTGGCTCAGCTGCGCCATCGGTTCCCGCACTTCCGCTTCAAGGATGTGCGCGGCAATGTGATCACACGCCTGGAGAAGCTCGACAGCGGCGAGTTCGATGCCCTGATCCTCGCGGCGGCGGGGCTGACCAGGCTTGGCCTGGCCGAGCGGATCCACGAAACCATCGATCCCTCCATCAGCCTCCACGCCGTGGGCCAGGGAGCCCTCGGCATCGAGTGCCGCTCCGGCGATGACAGCATCCTGGAGACCATCCGCCTGCTTCAGCACGAACCCACCAGCCAGCGCTGCCTGGCTGAGCGCAGCTTTCTGAGAGCGCTGGAAGGGGGCTGTCAGGTGCCGATCGGCGTGAACAGCCGCATCGATGGAGCGGATGTGACCCTCACGGGGATGGTGGCCAGCGTGGATGGCACCCGGCTGTTGCGGGATGAGGTCAGTGGCCCCACCACGGATCCCGAGGCGGTGGGCATCGAGCTGGCGACTCGCCTGAGGCAGCAGGGCGCCGGCGAGATCCTGGCCGAGATCTTCGCCGAAGCCCGCGCCTGA